A part of Miscanthus floridulus cultivar M001 chromosome 6, ASM1932011v1, whole genome shotgun sequence genomic DNA contains:
- the LOC136459126 gene encoding calcium-binding protein PBP1-like yields MHGETASENLHGFTHPPYITNYLPLHHPSTTAIVRSSIFTVISQDNSSSGSDKGSSMQFQDFLPLMARKLGVEGLIQELCKGFQMLMEPRTGKITFQSLKQNVARFGLGELRDDELLEMVREGDLDGDGALDQMEFCILMVRLSPELMEEEAHRMFQY; encoded by the coding sequence ATGCACGGGGAGACTGCTTCCGAGAACCTCCATGGATTCACGCATCCCCCTTATATAACCAACTACCTCCCTCTCCATCACCCATCTACCACAGCCATTGTCAGATCTTCAATCTTCACCGTGATCTCCCAGGACAATTCCAGTTCGGGCTCAGACAAGGGCTCCTCCATGCAGTTCCAGGACTTCCTGCCGTTGATGGCGAGGAAGCTCGGGGTGGAGGGGCTGATTCAGGAGCTCTGCAAAGGGTTCCAGATGCTCATGGAACCCAGGACAGGCAAGATCACCTTCCAGAGCCTGAAGCAGAATGTGGCCAGGTTCGGGCTTGGAGAGCTCCGCGATGATGAGCTCCTGGAGATGGTGAGGGAAGGGGATCTGGACGGGGATGGGGCACTGGATCAGATGGAGTTCTGCATTCTCATGGTCAGACTGAGCCCTGAGCTGATGGAAGAAGAGGCACACAGGATGTTTCAATATTGA